The following are encoded together in the Flavihumibacter fluvii genome:
- the rplJ gene encoding 50S ribosomal protein L10, protein MTKDQKQEVIELLKSKFTQYNNFYITDTESLTVAQVTKLRGHCFDKQVEMKVAKNTLIKKALESLDAEKYSGVYEALNNVTALLFSENPKDPAMIITSFRTSSKTERPVLKAAFINGDVYIGDDQLKALTKIKTKNELIGEVIGLLQAPAQRVIAALLEKGKKVDVVAEVVAEAAPVAAPEAPAAPEAPAAPEAPAAPAE, encoded by the coding sequence ATGACAAAAGATCAAAAACAAGAAGTGATTGAACTGCTGAAAAGCAAGTTCACTCAATATAATAATTTCTATATCACCGATACTGAAAGCCTTACTGTTGCCCAGGTGACAAAGCTTCGCGGCCATTGCTTTGATAAGCAGGTGGAAATGAAAGTAGCGAAGAACACCCTGATCAAAAAGGCTTTGGAATCACTGGATGCTGAAAAATACAGTGGCGTGTACGAGGCCCTGAACAATGTAACCGCATTGTTATTCAGCGAGAACCCGAAAGATCCGGCAATGATCATCACCTCTTTCCGTACCTCCAGTAAAACTGAGCGTCCGGTATTGAAGGCGGCTTTCATTAACGGGGATGTATATATCGGTGATGACCAACTGAAAGCACTCACCAAGATCAAAACCAAGAATGAACTCATTGGTGAAGTTATTGGACTGTTGCAGGCACCTGCTCAGCGAGTTATCGCTGCTTTGCTGGAAAAAGGCAAGAAAGTGGATGTCGTTGCAGAAGTTGTTGCTGAAGCCGCACCAGTTGCTGCACCAGAAGCACCCGCTGCACCTGAGGCACCTGCTGCACCAGAAGCACCTGCAGCCCCGGCTGAATAA
- a CDS encoding beta-ketoacyl-[acyl-carrier-protein] synthase family protein codes for MRTVYVTGVGIVSAIGIGVAANWSALNAMTTGISYSKHLNSVLKNMLPAAEVAATTAELAGIYGDTGNLFPNRVNIMAAIALREAIKNNLVAATAGQFGFINASSVGGMGDVEDIYDALVDPDNHDEKIIPLGETMDCGFGTQELARHFNLTNFIGTISTACSSSANALIFGARLIRNGLLEGVVCGGADTLTRFTLNGFNSLKNIDKNHCRPFDANRNGLNLGEGAAYLVLESDEMLQKTGSKPLAIFSGCCNYNEAFHPTAPSPEGEGAYQAMKGALDLAGLSPEDISYINAHGTATLNNDLAEAFAFHRLFGDQLPVFSSTKCYTGHTLAAAGAIEAVFSVLSLKHQELYPVLNFDTPMPELNLVPLTTVERNIPVKHILSNSFGFGGNNASLLFSRYD; via the coding sequence ATGCGCACTGTGTATGTGACTGGTGTGGGGATAGTATCCGCTATTGGAATTGGGGTTGCTGCTAACTGGTCTGCATTGAATGCTATGACTACCGGCATTTCTTATTCGAAGCACCTCAACAGCGTATTGAAAAATATGCTGCCTGCTGCGGAAGTAGCAGCGACTACCGCGGAATTAGCAGGGATTTATGGCGATACCGGCAATTTGTTTCCCAACCGGGTAAACATCATGGCCGCAATTGCGTTGCGGGAAGCCATCAAAAATAACCTGGTAGCAGCAACAGCCGGTCAGTTTGGATTTATCAACGCCAGCTCGGTTGGGGGAATGGGTGATGTGGAAGATATTTATGATGCGTTGGTTGACCCGGACAACCATGATGAAAAAATTATACCACTAGGTGAAACGATGGATTGTGGCTTTGGGACCCAGGAACTTGCACGGCATTTTAACCTCACTAATTTTATCGGGACCATCAGCACAGCCTGTTCATCATCGGCAAATGCACTGATCTTTGGTGCACGCCTCATCAGGAATGGCCTGCTGGAGGGTGTTGTTTGCGGCGGGGCAGATACACTCACAAGATTTACCTTAAATGGATTTAACAGCCTTAAGAATATCGACAAAAATCATTGCCGTCCATTTGATGCCAACCGGAATGGCTTAAATCTTGGGGAGGGCGCAGCTTACCTCGTGCTTGAATCTGATGAAATGCTGCAGAAAACCGGAAGTAAACCCCTTGCCATCTTCAGCGGATGCTGCAATTATAATGAAGCTTTTCACCCTACCGCACCATCCCCTGAAGGCGAAGGCGCCTACCAGGCCATGAAAGGTGCCTTAGATTTAGCCGGATTGTCGCCGGAGGATATTTCTTATATCAATGCACATGGTACAGCCACCCTTAATAATGACCTGGCGGAAGCTTTTGCGTTTCACCGGCTATTTGGTGATCAGTTGCCTGTATTCAGCTCAACAAAATGTTATACCGGCCATACACTTGCCGCAGCAGGCGCCATTGAAGCGGTGTTTTCTGTGTTAAGTTTAAAACACCAGGAATTGTATCCGGTATTGAATTTTGATACGCCAATGCCTGAATTAAACCTCGTACCCCTGACAACTGTGGAGCGAAATATTCCCGTAAAACATATCTTGAGCAATTCATTTGGTTTTGGCGGAAACAATGCCAGCCTCTTATTCAGCAGGTATGATTAA
- the rplA gene encoding 50S ribosomal protein L1, translating to MAITKKRKAVNPKVDSNKIYSLKEASSLVKEVNIAKFDASVDLHIRLGVDPKKADQAVRGTVTLPHGTGKTKKVLVLCTPDKEDAAKAAGADFVGLDEFIQKIESGWTDVDVIIATPSVMPKIGKLGKVLGPRNLMPNPKTGTVTNDVAGAVNEVKGGKIAFKVDKAGIVHASIGRVSFGPDKIAENSQELINAIIKLKPATAKGTYLKGVSMASTMSPGIIVDTKTFIH from the coding sequence ATGGCTATCACTAAAAAAAGAAAAGCAGTTAACCCTAAGGTTGATTCCAATAAAATTTATTCACTGAAAGAAGCTTCTTCACTCGTGAAGGAAGTGAATATCGCAAAATTCGATGCTTCTGTAGACCTGCATATCCGTTTGGGTGTTGATCCGAAGAAAGCCGACCAGGCTGTACGCGGTACAGTAACCCTTCCCCATGGTACAGGTAAAACCAAAAAGGTACTTGTACTTTGCACGCCTGATAAAGAAGATGCTGCAAAAGCTGCCGGTGCTGATTTCGTTGGACTGGATGAATTTATCCAGAAGATTGAAAGTGGCTGGACCGATGTTGATGTGATCATCGCTACCCCTTCAGTGATGCCGAAAATCGGTAAGCTGGGTAAGGTGCTTGGTCCACGTAACCTGATGCCCAACCCAAAGACGGGTACTGTTACCAATGACGTAGCTGGTGCAGTTAATGAAGTGAAAGGCGGTAAAATTGCTTTCAAAGTTGATAAAGCAGGTATCGTTCACGCTTCCATCGGTCGCGTAAGTTTTGGTCCGGATAAAATTGCCGAGAACAGCCAGGAGCTGATCAATGCCATCATTAAACTGAAACCAGCTACTGCCAAAGGTACTTACCTGAAAGGCGTCAGCATGGCCAGCACAATGAGTCCGGGTATCATCGTTGACACCAAAACATTCATCCACTAA
- the rplL gene encoding 50S ribosomal protein L7/L12, with amino-acid sequence MADVKVLAEQLVSLTVKEVQELADFLKSEYGIEPAAAAVVVAAEGAGAAVVEEKTAFNVILKSGGASKLNVVKIVKDLTGLGLKEAKELVDGAPKAIKEGISKGEADDIANKLKEAGADVEIN; translated from the coding sequence ATGGCAGACGTAAAAGTATTAGCTGAACAATTGGTAAGCCTCACTGTAAAAGAAGTACAGGAACTGGCTGATTTCCTGAAATCCGAGTATGGTATCGAACCTGCTGCAGCTGCAGTAGTAGTAGCAGCCGAAGGCGCTGGCGCAGCGGTTGTAGAAGAGAAAACTGCTTTCAATGTAATCCTGAAAAGCGGTGGTGCTTCTAAACTGAACGTAGTGAAAATCGTTAAAGACCTTACTGGCCTTGGACTGAAAGAAGCTAAAGAACTGGTTGACGGCGCTCCTAAAGCAATCAAAGAAGGTATTTCTAAAGGAGAAGCTGATGATATCGCTAACAAGCTGAAAGAAGCTGGTGCTGATGTTGAAATCAACTAA
- a CDS encoding beta-ketoacyl synthase chain length factor codes for MPASYSAGMIKPVYIRAARAICAQETFPQNELPDQLADATNNTLFYKHPEYSKYFTIMQLRRMSRITRTGLVAAIECLADAGIKKPEAIITGTGKGSITDTEKFIRNIQEFKEGTLNPTPFIQSTYNSLNGLISLHHDTSCYNTTFVHRGHSLELALTDAMLLFNEGSIENALVGSFEEISPEHFIIKQKLGYWKKEPVSCKELLAVETPGSIAGEGTFFFVLQKGPEGAMAKLHAMRLLFEPTEEILTEAIKQLLEDHQLSSGDIDLVFLGDNGDIRHKGNYMAVAGMFSNEVHVQGFKQACGEFDTAAGFALWLAVLAAKNQRIYEGLTIRQGNRPSYKNILIYNNYNGQQHSIYLVQQAH; via the coding sequence ATGCCAGCCTCTTATTCAGCAGGTATGATTAAGCCGGTGTACATACGAGCGGCCCGGGCCATCTGCGCCCAGGAAACATTTCCGCAAAATGAACTGCCTGACCAGCTGGCAGATGCCACGAATAATACCCTGTTTTACAAGCACCCGGAATACAGTAAATATTTCACGATCATGCAGCTACGGCGCATGAGCAGGATAACCCGGACAGGGCTGGTGGCAGCTATTGAATGCCTGGCAGATGCTGGTATTAAAAAACCGGAAGCCATTATTACCGGAACAGGAAAGGGCAGCATCACGGATACTGAAAAATTCATCCGCAATATCCAGGAGTTTAAGGAAGGCACTTTAAATCCGACACCGTTTATTCAGTCCACTTATAATTCATTAAACGGACTGATCAGCCTGCACCACGATACCAGTTGCTACAATACCACATTTGTACACCGGGGGCATTCGCTTGAACTCGCACTTACAGACGCGATGTTACTATTCAATGAAGGGAGCATAGAAAATGCGCTGGTAGGTTCATTTGAAGAAATTTCACCGGAGCATTTTATCATCAAGCAGAAACTGGGGTATTGGAAAAAGGAACCGGTTTCCTGCAAGGAATTACTGGCTGTTGAAACGCCGGGAAGCATTGCCGGGGAAGGCACATTCTTTTTTGTTTTACAAAAAGGGCCGGAAGGAGCCATGGCGAAACTACATGCAATGCGCTTATTGTTTGAGCCAACGGAAGAAATACTCACAGAAGCCATAAAACAGCTGCTGGAAGACCATCAGCTCAGTTCCGGAGATATCGACCTTGTATTTTTAGGTGACAATGGTGATATAAGGCATAAAGGAAATTATATGGCTGTTGCAGGAATGTTTTCGAATGAAGTGCATGTGCAAGGGTTCAAACAGGCTTGCGGGGAATTTGATACAGCGGCCGGGTTTGCCCTTTGGCTGGCGGTCCTGGCAGCAAAAAACCAGCGGATCTATGAAGGTTTAACCATCAGGCAAGGGAATCGGCCTTCCTATAAAAATATCCTGATTTACAACAATTACAATGGTCAGCAGCATTCCATTTACCTGGTGCAGCAGGCGCATTAA